The nucleotide window CACAGCCATATTATTAGGCACATAATACTTGTGGTAGTAATCCCTGATTGCCGTAAGAGATGGATTTTTTAAATGCTCGATAGTACCGATTGTTGTTTGCTGACCATAATTATGCGTAGGAAACAGGTTGCGGTAGGTGGTTTCCAACACTTTCCAGCCGTCGTTATCCATAGAACGGTTCTTCTCCTCATAAACGGCTTCCAGCTCGGTATGAAAAATACGCAAAATAGGGTTGCGGAATCTTTCTGCCTGCACGGCCAGGAATTTGTCAACGGCATTGGAAGGAATATCTTCTTCATACACCGTTTCTTCCACCCAAGTATGGGCGTTGGTTGATTGTGCTCCCATTGCCGTCATCATTTTATCGTATTCATTGGCAATAGAATATTGAGAGGCACGCCCCGAAACGGCATCGATCTGCTTATAGATTTCTTTTCTTTTTTCAGGGTCGGTAGTTTTACCATACACTTCATAAAGTGCATCGATGGAATCAAGCTTGGGTTTTTCTTTTTCCCAGTCAAGACTGCCATACTTATCAGTTCCTTTAAAAAGCAGGTGCTCCAGGTAATGGGCTAAACCGGTGTGATCTTTAGGATCGGTATTGCTGCCCGCCCTTACGGCCAGGCGATAAGCAATGCGCGGTTCTTTCTTGTTGGGACTTAACATAACGGTAAGCCCGTTTGAAAGCGTATAAATACGAACCCCCATCGGGTCGTTGGACACATATTTATAAGTGTAGCCGTTCGCTGATTGGGTTTCTTCCCACTGGTAGTTGTTTTGGAGCTTTGCTGTCTGGCATAATACACCTCCCAGCAAAAGCGTTAAAAATAGTTTCTTCATTAAAATGAATATTGATTAGAATAAATATGATGTTAAATTTAATGATTATAGTTTTCTGTGAGCCTATTAATAGGATGAAAAGACAAAACAATAGATGGATGGCATTTTAAACAGGTTTTTTTACTTTCGTGGCAGCATGGATGCAGTACTTATAGAAAATCTTTCTTTCAAATACAAAGACCAGTCATCGTTGATTGAGGCGTTGAACCTGCAAATTGAGCCTGGTGAGCGGTTTGGCATTTTTGGTCCCAACGGCGCAGGGAAAACTACATTAATGAGCCTCATCACTGGCTTGCTTCCCTACAAAGAAGGAAGCATTAAAATATGGGGAAAGGAAATAGGTTCCCAAAAAGAAGAAGTAAAAAAAATGATCGGCCTGGTACCCCAGGATTTTTCTTTTTATGAAGACCTGAGCCCGGAAGAAAATATGGAATTTTTTGGCGCCTGGTATGGTCTGGATAAAGCCACTACCCGCCGGAAAAGTAAAGAGCTGTTGCAGGTGATGGGCTTAACTTCGGTAGCCCATAAACCGGTTAAAACTTTTTCGGGGGGAATGAAAAGAAGGGTGAACCTGGCTATAGGCGTCATGCACAGCCCCAAAATATTGTTTTTAGACGAACCAACAGTTGGGGTAGACGTACAATCAAGAAATGCTATTATCGATTTTTTGAAGGGAATCAATAAAGACGGCACTACCTTAGTGTACACTTCGCACCAGCTAAATGAGGCCGAAGATCTGTGTAATACGGTGGCCCTCTATGACCAGGGCGCTATTATTGTAAAAGACAGCTTGACGAACTTACTGCAAACACATCGCCAGGATGGGCTTGAGGGACTATTCCTGGAGCTGACGGGCCGTTCTTACCGGGATTAATTTTTTAAATAAATTTTAATAATAGGGGTTTTGGCAAAAAATTTGTTGTAACTATATTTGAATTTTAATCACTGAAAAATAACATTTTATGAATAAACTACTTACAGGTTTTGCCCTTGGATTGATAGTGGGCGTTTTATATGCTCCGGATAAAGGAACTTACACACGCAGAAGAATTAGCGATAAAGGCAACGACCTGAAAAACCAATTTGCAGATTTTATTGATAGTGTGGCGGGCAAATTTGAGCATACTGCAGATGAAATTGAAGACTACGCAAATATGAAAGCCGAGAATATTCGCTCTGAAGCTATTTAAGCAAGAACTTAACTATTAAACCTTATATAAGTTAATGATAGCCGCCCCTTCAGGGCGGCTATTCTTTTAGTACAACCTGTACATCTTACCCGGCATACTTTGAATTACATTTTTCATTTCCAGGTTTAAGATGCTTACTGCAACCATACTGCTATTTAGGCCACATAGCAAGTTAATATCATCGATGCTAACCATTCCTTTTTCATTGAGTAATCCAACAATTACTTTTTCTTCCGGCGTAAGACTTATAAATAACTCCTTTGCAGCAGGCGGGTTTGGCTTCCTGGTACTGACCCAGCCCATCGTTTCTAATAATTGTGAGGCATCGGTCAATAATATTGCTTTGTTGTTTTTGATAAGATGATTAGAACCGCTGCTTTTTTTGTCTGTTAGCTTACCAGGTATCGCAAATACATCTTTATTATAGCCATTGGCCAGCTCAGCGGTGATCATACTACCGCCCTTGATATCTGTTTCTATTACGATAGTCGCATCAGCCATGCCAGCTACAATACGGTTACGACTGGGAAAATTATGCCGGTCTGGCAATGACGTATGCCTGAACTCTGTAAGCAATCCTCCTTTCTGTATCATCTCCTTTGCCATCTCCTTATGGCTGTTGGGATAGATTTTGTTTAACCCATGTGCCAGCACACCTACTGTTGCCATATCATTTTTCAAACATGCTTTATGAGCAATCGAATCGATGCCATAGGCCAGGCCACTCACCACCAGCACATTTTCGTTGGAAAGGGATGTTACCAGCGTTTCAGTAATAGATTTCCCATAATCGGTATGTGTGCGGCTGCCCACAATAGAAATGATTTTTGATTGATTCAGGTTGGCATTGCCCCGGTAATACAGCAATATGGGTGCGTCGTAGCAATTCAATAATCTTTTGGGATAAGCTTCATCCTCTATAAAAAGCGGCTGTATTTTATATTTTTCAACAAAGGCCAGTTCAGCTTCTGCGTCGGTAAAATTATTGAAGCTCTTAATACTCCTGACCCTTATTTCTCCCAGGCCGTCTATTTTTTCAAGTAATCGCTTAGGTGCCCTGAAGATTTCTTCAGCTTCAAAATGCTCGAGGAGGGCCCGGCTTTGCACGCAGCCAATATTGGGAACAAGCGTAAGTGCTATTTGGTATAATAGTGCGTTGTTCATAGTGATTTAGCATACTAAACTTACGTAAAATATTTCATATATCAGCGCTAAACCAGGTTGCCGGCCCGTTTCGCTAACCGTAAAACGCTTTGATAAACAACCAAACAGCGGGAGCTGCAAATAATACAGAATCAAATCTGTCCAGGAAACCGCCATGTCCCGGCATAATGCGACCGCTGTCTTTTACACCTGCCATCCGCTTTAATTTTGATTCAAACAGGTCTCCAAATGTCCCGGAAATAGCAGTAATAGTGCTTATGATAATGCCAGGCACTGCCAGTTCCCATTCGATGTATTTTAAAAAAATAAGTGAAAACAGCAGCCATGTCAAACCAGCGCTTAATATAATACCGCTGACAGTTCCTTCCCAGGTTTTTTTGGGTGATATTTTACTCAGGGGTGTTTTGCCAATAGCAGAACCTGCGAGGTAGGCCATAGTGTCGTTGATCCACACACTGCCGATAATAAACACCACCATATAATTGCCGAGGTGTACGTGTTGGGCTGCCTGTTGCGGTGCCGACAAATTGAGTAAAAGGCCCAGGGGTAAAGCGGTATACAGCAAGCCCCCCGATAGCCATCCCATCACCTTCTTTGAAATGATCTTTGTTTTAAAAATACCCCAGACCAGCAAAATAAAACCGGCAATTAGAACAGGTAAACTAAAATTTTGCCTTATTTCATAGATGCCTAATTGAAGCGAGCCTGAGCCCAACAGCAGAATGATGTGATAACCTATCAGGCTGATCCCTGACTTCAGATGAGCATGGATAGACTTCCCCGTTATTTTTTCGACCAGGCAACTATATTCCAGGGAACAACCAAAGTAGATCAGGGAAATCAGCAGGAACAGGCTCCATTGGTTAAACAATAGCCCAAACATCATTACCGCTACAAATATCAATGCGGTAAAAGCACGTGTCCAAAAGGTTGACCAGTTAAACGCCATCAGTCGCAGTTAGTGAGTTTTTGGTATTCTTCCTGTATTGTATAAAAAGAAAAATAATAACGGGAATAGATAGAAAACCCAGGTAACTCCCTTCTTTATCGCTTAGTACCGCCTGCATTGATTTTCCGTCCAACCTGGCTACATACATTACCAACACCGCCGTTGCATTATTAATAAAATGGGCTAAAATACTGA belongs to Niabella yanshanensis and includes:
- a CDS encoding ABC transporter ATP-binding protein, whose product is MDAVLIENLSFKYKDQSSLIEALNLQIEPGERFGIFGPNGAGKTTLMSLITGLLPYKEGSIKIWGKEIGSQKEEVKKMIGLVPQDFSFYEDLSPEENMEFFGAWYGLDKATTRRKSKELLQVMGLTSVAHKPVKTFSGGMKRRVNLAIGVMHSPKILFLDEPTVGVDVQSRNAIIDFLKGINKDGTTLVYTSHQLNEAEDLCNTVALYDQGAIIVKDSLTNLLQTHRQDGLEGLFLELTGRSYRD
- a CDS encoding YtxH domain-containing protein gives rise to the protein MNKLLTGFALGLIVGVLYAPDKGTYTRRRISDKGNDLKNQFADFIDSVAGKFEHTADEIEDYANMKAENIRSEAI
- the dprA gene encoding DNA-processing protein DprA, which produces MNNALLYQIALTLVPNIGCVQSRALLEHFEAEEIFRAPKRLLEKIDGLGEIRVRSIKSFNNFTDAEAELAFVEKYKIQPLFIEDEAYPKRLLNCYDAPILLYYRGNANLNQSKIISIVGSRTHTDYGKSITETLVTSLSNENVLVVSGLAYGIDSIAHKACLKNDMATVGVLAHGLNKIYPNSHKEMAKEMIQKGGLLTEFRHTSLPDRHNFPSRNRIVAGMADATIVIETDIKGGSMITAELANGYNKDVFAIPGKLTDKKSSGSNHLIKNNKAILLTDASQLLETMGWVSTRKPNPPAAKELFISLTPEEKVIVGLLNEKGMVSIDDINLLCGLNSSMVAVSILNLEMKNVIQSMPGKMYRLY
- a CDS encoding phosphatidate cytidylyltransferase, encoding MAFNWSTFWTRAFTALIFVAVMMFGLLFNQWSLFLLISLIYFGCSLEYSCLVEKITGKSIHAHLKSGISLIGYHIILLLGSGSLQLGIYEIRQNFSLPVLIAGFILLVWGIFKTKIISKKVMGWLSGGLLYTALPLGLLLNLSAPQQAAQHVHLGNYMVVFIIGSVWINDTMAYLAGSAIGKTPLSKISPKKTWEGTVSGIILSAGLTWLLFSLIFLKYIEWELAVPGIIISTITAISGTFGDLFESKLKRMAGVKDSGRIMPGHGGFLDRFDSVLFAAPAVWLFIKAFYG